The following are encoded in a window of Sutcliffiella horikoshii genomic DNA:
- the hemB gene encoding porphobilinogen synthase translates to MKDLQFNRHRRLRNSDNMRSLVRETYLHKEDFIYPIFVVEGENIRNEVPSMPGVFHLSLDLLNAEMAEVTELGIKSVIVFGVPKEKDEVGTQAYHEHGIVQQAITQIKVHFPELVVIADTCLCQYTSHGHCGIVEEGKILNDPTLDLLARTAVSQARAGADIIAPSNMMDGFVAAIRAGLDENGFEDVPIMSYAVKYSSAFYGPFRDAAHSSPQFGDRKTYQMDPANRQEALREAESDMLEGADFLIVKPALAYLDIIRDVKNNFNVPVVAYNVSGEYSMIKAAAMNGWINEREVVMEKLIGMKRAGVDLIITYYAKDVARWLDEK, encoded by the coding sequence ATGAAAGACTTGCAATTTAATCGTCATCGCAGATTAAGAAATTCAGATAACATGCGCTCACTTGTGCGTGAAACATATTTACATAAGGAAGATTTTATCTACCCGATCTTTGTGGTGGAAGGAGAAAATATCCGTAACGAAGTTCCTTCCATGCCAGGCGTTTTCCATCTATCTTTGGATCTGTTAAATGCAGAAATGGCAGAAGTGACGGAACTGGGCATTAAATCCGTTATCGTCTTCGGTGTGCCGAAAGAAAAAGATGAAGTAGGAACGCAAGCCTACCATGAACATGGAATTGTGCAACAGGCGATCACACAAATCAAAGTGCATTTCCCAGAACTTGTTGTCATAGCAGACACATGTCTGTGCCAATATACGTCCCACGGGCATTGTGGGATTGTAGAAGAAGGGAAGATTCTAAACGATCCTACGTTGGACTTACTGGCGCGCACTGCTGTCAGCCAAGCGCGTGCAGGAGCGGACATCATTGCTCCGTCAAACATGATGGACGGGTTTGTAGCGGCAATCCGCGCAGGGTTGGACGAGAACGGCTTTGAAGATGTTCCAATCATGTCCTATGCAGTTAAGTATTCCTCCGCATTCTACGGACCTTTCCGGGATGCAGCCCACAGCTCTCCTCAATTCGGAGACAGAAAAACATACCAAATGGACCCTGCCAACCGTCAAGAAGCACTCCGTGAAGCAGAGTCCGACATGCTAGAAGGAGCGGACTTCCTGATCGTGAAACCTGCCTTGGCATACTTGGATATCATCCGTGATGTGAAAAACAACTTCAACGTACCAGTTGTTGCTTATAATGTGAGCGGAGAATACTCCATGATTAAAGCAGCTGCGATGAACGGATGGATCAACGAACGAGAAGTTGTCATGGAAAAACTAATTGGCATGAAACGTGCAGGTGTTGACTTGATCATCACTTACTACGCAAAAGACGTGGCGCGTTGGTTGGATGAGAAGTAA
- a CDS encoding uroporphyrinogen-III synthase yields MDRTLPLADKRILITRSKEQARYFSKQIAALGGTSLEVPLIQFQHVSDSEDVISDIEFNIADFEWIVFTSVNGVKYFFELYQGPLPNKVAVVGVKTKQALESLGFNVDLVPKRFSAEDLIESFKKEKVSSILLIQGNLARPLLREELSRIGYNVKQIVVYENVIRVPEEKEWKWVKEGKVDLYTFTSPSTVHNFLELFGLPDGPVATIGPITRNAAEKAGIHVAISPSEYTMDGLLEEILQYFKREDT; encoded by the coding sequence ATGGATCGTACTTTGCCTTTAGCCGATAAACGCATTCTTATTACAAGAAGCAAAGAGCAGGCAAGGTATTTTTCTAAGCAGATTGCAGCACTCGGAGGGACCTCGCTTGAAGTCCCTCTTATTCAATTTCAGCATGTTTCTGATTCTGAAGATGTCATATCGGATATTGAATTCAATATAGCAGACTTTGAATGGATTGTGTTTACAAGTGTAAACGGGGTGAAGTATTTCTTTGAACTTTATCAAGGCCCTTTGCCAAACAAGGTTGCGGTGGTAGGAGTAAAAACAAAACAAGCATTAGAGTCACTCGGTTTTAATGTGGACCTAGTACCGAAACGTTTTTCAGCCGAAGATCTAATAGAGAGTTTTAAAAAAGAAAAAGTAAGTTCTATCTTGCTCATACAGGGCAACCTTGCACGACCCCTTTTGCGTGAAGAACTTAGTAGAATAGGGTACAATGTTAAGCAGATAGTCGTATATGAAAACGTGATTCGAGTACCAGAGGAAAAGGAATGGAAATGGGTAAAAGAGGGAAAGGTTGACCTATACACGTTTACCAGCCCTTCTACCGTACATAACTTTTTGGAATTATTCGGACTGCCAGATGGTCCAGTAGCAACCATTGGGCCGATAACAAGAAATGCTGCCGAAAAGGCGGGAATACATGTGGCAATCAGTCCATCTGAGTATACAATGGACGGTCTGCTAGAAGAAATCCTGCAATATTTTAAAAGGGAGGATACATAA
- the hemC gene encoding hydroxymethylbilane synthase, with amino-acid sequence MRKIIVGSRRSKLALTQTNWVIDQLKALGAPFDFEVKEIVTKGDQILDVTLSKVGGKGLFVKEIEQAMLDKDIDMAVHSMKDMPAVLPEGLTIGCIPFREDHRDAFISKDHVKFADLPSGSIVGTSSLRRGAQLLAKRPDLEIKWIRGNIDTRLAKLQNEDYDAIILAAAGLARMGWSKDVVTEFLDEDLCLPAVGQGALSIECREDDAELLETLALFTDSVTHKAVIAERAFLHKMEGGCQVPIAGFASVGQDDNITLTVLVGAPDGSVLYKERITGTDPVKVGLEAAESLTAQGGKKLIDDVKKELDQ; translated from the coding sequence ATGAGAAAAATAATTGTAGGTTCTAGAAGAAGTAAGCTTGCTTTAACCCAAACGAACTGGGTCATCGATCAATTGAAGGCATTAGGTGCGCCATTCGATTTTGAAGTAAAGGAAATTGTAACAAAGGGAGACCAAATTCTTGATGTAACCTTATCTAAGGTTGGAGGAAAAGGTCTTTTTGTAAAAGAGATCGAACAAGCGATGCTAGATAAAGATATTGACATGGCTGTCCACAGTATGAAAGATATGCCCGCTGTTTTACCAGAAGGTTTGACGATCGGATGCATCCCATTCCGTGAAGATCACCGCGATGCGTTCATCTCTAAGGATCATGTGAAATTTGCTGATCTGCCGAGCGGCTCAATTGTGGGAACAAGCAGCCTGCGCCGTGGTGCACAGCTCCTTGCAAAACGTCCGGACTTAGAAATTAAATGGATTCGCGGAAATATTGATACACGCCTTGCAAAGCTTCAAAACGAAGACTATGATGCAATTATTTTAGCAGCAGCAGGACTTGCACGAATGGGCTGGTCAAAAGATGTTGTGACCGAATTCCTTGATGAAGATCTGTGTTTGCCGGCTGTAGGTCAAGGTGCTCTTTCCATTGAATGCCGAGAAGATGACGCAGAGCTGCTTGAGACTTTAGCATTATTCACAGATTCTGTGACACATAAAGCAGTCATTGCAGAGCGTGCGTTTCTTCATAAAATGGAAGGCGGATGCCAGGTGCCAATTGCAGGATTTGCTTCTGTTGGCCAGGATGACAACATCACCTTGACTGTCCTTGTAGGTGCTCCAGATGGTTCTGTTTTATATAAAGAGAGAATCACGGGAACAGACCCTGTAAAGGTAGGATTGGAAGCTGCGGAGAGTCTTACTGCGCAAGGTGGAAAGAAATTAATTGATGATGTGAAAAAGGAGCTGGATCAGTAA
- a CDS encoding cytochrome C assembly family protein yields MLEMTIARLYELTILLYALSVLLYFIDFLQHNQKANKTAFWLLAIVWVLQTVFLFLRMLDTGRFPILTLYEGMYFYTWVLITFSLVINKILRVDFIVFFTNVIGFLVLALHTFTPIQHESQVVAQALVSELLIIHITMAILSYGAFSLSFAFSLLYVIQYRLLKEKKWGKRLLRIQDLAKLDHMSYVLNVIGVPMLLLSLILGSIWASVKLSEFQWYDMKVIGSFIVITAYSYYFYQRLAKGISGKAIASWNIAAFLVVLINFFLFGRLSNFHFWIL; encoded by the coding sequence ATGCTAGAGATGACAATCGCAAGGCTGTATGAATTAACGATTCTTCTTTATGCCTTAAGCGTACTCTTATATTTCATTGATTTTCTTCAACATAACCAGAAGGCAAATAAAACAGCCTTCTGGTTACTTGCAATTGTATGGGTATTGCAAACGGTTTTCTTATTTTTACGGATGCTTGATACCGGAAGATTTCCAATTTTGACGCTTTATGAAGGAATGTATTTCTATACGTGGGTTTTGATTACCTTTTCGCTCGTCATTAATAAAATTTTACGAGTTGATTTCATCGTATTTTTTACAAATGTTATTGGATTTCTAGTATTGGCATTACACACATTCACTCCCATACAGCATGAATCACAAGTGGTCGCACAAGCATTGGTATCTGAATTACTCATCATACATATCACAATGGCGATTCTATCATATGGAGCCTTTTCCTTATCCTTCGCTTTTTCCTTGCTATATGTCATTCAATATAGACTGTTAAAGGAGAAAAAGTGGGGCAAGCGGTTATTACGCATTCAGGATTTGGCGAAACTTGATCATATGTCCTATGTATTGAATGTAATTGGAGTACCGATGTTATTGCTGTCATTAATTTTAGGAAGCATTTGGGCGTCTGTGAAACTGTCCGAATTTCAATGGTATGACATGAAAGTGATAGGCTCTTTCATTGTCATTACCGCATACAGTTATTATTTTTATCAAAGACTTGCCAAAGGAATTAGCGGGAAGGCTATTGCGAGTTGGAATATCGCAGCGTTTCTTGTCGTCCTCATCAACTTTTTCCTGTTCGGTAGATTATCAAATTTTCATTTTTGGATTTTATAG
- the hemA gene encoding glutamyl-tRNA reductase: MHIIVVGVNYKTAPVEIREKLTFNPADLNKAMVALKDQKSILENIIVSTCNRTEVYAVVDQLHTGRYYIKAFLADWFGLDKEEFSPYLNIYEHDGAIEHLYRVSCGLDSMVLGETQILGQIRTSFLAAQEHKTVGTIFNQLFKQAITLAKRAHSETDIGSNAVSVSYAAVELAKKIFGDLKNKHVLILGAGKMGELAVQNLHSNGVEKVTVINRTLEKATNLANRFAGQAKSMQELSCALVEADILISSTGAKDYVLTKDDMTYVERMRKGRPLFMVDIAVPRDLDPELDKLESVFLYDIDDLEGIVNANLAERKKAADEIELFIEEEIVEFKYWLNTLGVVPVISALRQKALDIQSETMQSIQRKLPHLSEREIKVLNKHTKSIINQMLRDPILRAKELSAESDAKESLELFTKIFNIEEAVQQEVQTQYYTVKKEKSSSAPVGIPLPQAATYRS; this comes from the coding sequence GTGCATATCATAGTAGTCGGTGTTAATTATAAAACGGCCCCTGTTGAAATACGTGAAAAATTGACATTTAATCCAGCTGATCTGAATAAAGCAATGGTAGCTCTGAAGGACCAAAAGTCCATCTTGGAAAACATCATTGTTTCTACCTGCAACCGCACGGAAGTCTATGCAGTAGTCGATCAGTTGCATACTGGACGTTATTATATTAAAGCTTTCCTTGCAGATTGGTTCGGTCTAGACAAGGAAGAGTTTTCTCCTTACTTGAACATATACGAACATGACGGGGCAATCGAGCATTTGTACCGGGTCTCCTGTGGATTGGATTCCATGGTGCTTGGGGAAACACAAATCCTTGGTCAAATTCGTACAAGTTTTCTTGCCGCACAAGAACATAAAACGGTTGGAACCATTTTTAATCAATTATTTAAACAAGCTATCACTTTAGCTAAACGCGCACATTCTGAAACAGATATCGGATCTAACGCCGTTTCTGTCAGCTATGCAGCAGTGGAGCTTGCGAAAAAGATTTTTGGGGATTTAAAAAACAAGCATGTATTAATTTTAGGCGCAGGGAAAATGGGAGAACTCGCCGTCCAGAATCTTCACAGCAACGGGGTAGAAAAGGTAACGGTCATCAACCGTACCTTGGAAAAAGCAACAAACCTGGCGAATCGTTTCGCAGGCCAGGCAAAGTCCATGCAGGAGCTTTCCTGTGCGTTGGTAGAAGCGGATATTCTGATCTCTTCTACCGGTGCCAAAGACTATGTACTAACCAAAGACGATATGACCTATGTCGAGCGTATGAGAAAAGGCCGTCCACTCTTCATGGTGGATATTGCGGTTCCACGTGATTTGGACCCAGAACTGGATAAGCTAGAGAGCGTCTTCTTATACGATATTGATGATCTCGAGGGAATTGTCAATGCCAACTTGGCAGAACGCAAAAAAGCGGCAGATGAGATTGAACTGTTCATAGAAGAGGAAATCGTGGAATTTAAGTACTGGTTGAACACACTAGGTGTGGTCCCGGTCATTTCCGCATTACGTCAAAAGGCGTTGGATATTCAATCCGAAACGATGCAAAGTATCCAACGAAAACTTCCTCATCTTTCAGAACGTGAGATTAAGGTCTTAAATAAACATACGAAAAGCATCATCAATCAGATGCTACGTGACCCAATTTTACGTGCGAAAGAACTTTCAGCAGAATCTGACGCAAAAGAATCTCTAGAACTGTTCACTAAAATCTTTAATATTGAAGAGGCGGTTCAACAAGAAGTTCAAACACAGTACTATACTGTGAAAAAGGAGAAGAGTTCCTCTGCTCCGGTAGGAATTCCGCTTCCTCAAGCTGCGACATACAGGTCGTAA
- a CDS encoding LiaF transmembrane domain-containing protein — translation MKKNSFLPGLLLLFFGAYFLLQQLNIVLWEGMLHWSTILVITGIALLLQAYKQSDYPNILPGFILLGIGLHFQLKDIVAAWPDHFAVIILIIGIGFILRSQKTKGGMFEGVLLCILASFFLFYDTFMEMLGVVETGFASLHTFWPVLLILLGAFFVFKKK, via the coding sequence ATGAAGAAAAATAGCTTTCTGCCTGGTTTGCTTTTATTATTTTTTGGTGCATATTTCCTGTTACAACAATTAAACATTGTGTTGTGGGAAGGGATGCTGCACTGGTCTACCATCCTCGTTATTACAGGAATTGCACTTTTATTACAAGCTTATAAACAGAGTGACTATCCTAATATCCTTCCCGGCTTTATTTTGTTGGGGATTGGGTTGCATTTTCAGTTGAAAGACATAGTTGCTGCCTGGCCCGATCATTTCGCGGTGATTATCTTGATTATTGGGATTGGCTTTATTCTTCGTTCGCAAAAGACGAAGGGCGGCATGTTTGAGGGAGTCTTGTTGTGCATTCTTGCCAGTTTCTTTCTTTTCTATGATACGTTTATGGAGATGCTGGGTGTTGTAGAGACTGGTTTTGCTAGTTTACATACTTTTTGGCCTGTTTTGTTGATTTTGCTTGGTGCGTTTTTTGTTTTTAAGAAGAAATAA
- a CDS encoding amino acid ABC transporter ATP-binding protein: MSNKIEVVNLNKSFGDLHVLKDISLTVKNKEVVCLIGASGSGKSTILRCLNFLEMKDSGTVVIDGKEVEVEKDNLNKVRQKVGMVFQHFHLFPHKTVLENVMEAPVQVEKLKKEEARKIASDLLAKVGLSDKENVYPEKLSGGQKQRVAIARALAMRPEVMLFDEPTSALDPELVGEVLKTMKELAEEGMTMVVVTHEMGFAQEVADRVIYMHDGKIVEEGPPQDLFNNPKNQRTRDFLEAVL, encoded by the coding sequence ATGAGTAATAAAATAGAAGTCGTAAATTTAAATAAATCGTTCGGGGACCTACATGTTTTAAAAGATATATCTTTGACTGTTAAAAATAAAGAAGTTGTCTGCCTGATTGGTGCCAGCGGATCCGGTAAAAGTACGATTCTGCGCTGCTTGAATTTCCTTGAAATGAAGGATAGCGGCACCGTGGTCATAGATGGCAAGGAAGTGGAAGTAGAAAAAGACAATTTAAATAAAGTCCGTCAAAAAGTCGGCATGGTGTTTCAGCATTTTCATCTTTTCCCTCACAAAACAGTTTTGGAGAATGTTATGGAAGCTCCTGTCCAGGTCGAGAAGCTGAAAAAAGAGGAAGCCAGAAAAATTGCATCCGACCTTTTGGCAAAAGTAGGCTTGTCAGACAAAGAGAATGTTTATCCTGAAAAACTCTCAGGAGGGCAAAAGCAGCGTGTGGCAATTGCCCGTGCCCTTGCCATGAGGCCTGAAGTGATGCTGTTTGACGAACCAACATCCGCCCTTGACCCAGAATTGGTGGGAGAAGTGCTAAAAACAATGAAAGAACTCGCCGAAGAAGGCATGACCATGGTGGTCGTCACCCACGAAATGGGATTCGCACAAGAAGTCGCCGACCGTGTCATCTATATGCACGACGGCAAAATCGTCGAAGAAGGCCCCCCACAGGACCTCTTCAATAACCCAAAAAACCAACGAACAAGAGACTTCCTAGAAGCAGTTCTGTAA
- a CDS encoding amino acid ABC transporter permease: MPSLAHFIDVFFSSYDMFLRGMLKTLQITAISIVIALFVGLFFAFLKISKIKVLEWIANTYIYLVRGTPLIVQIFVFYYGLVQMGITAFWSVTLALAFHNGAYIAEIFRGTIQSIDKGQMEAGRSLGMTRNLAMRRIILPQAFRRALPPLGNQFIICLKDSSLAAFIGFYELFNVAQTQGANSFDYMTYLLVVSVYYLFLVGLIGIFVNLLERKFSASDR, translated from the coding sequence ATGCCCAGTTTAGCACATTTTATCGATGTTTTTTTCAGTTCATACGACATGTTTTTAAGAGGGATGTTAAAAACCCTTCAAATTACAGCCATTTCAATTGTTATTGCACTTTTCGTAGGCTTATTTTTCGCCTTCCTTAAAATATCCAAGATTAAAGTACTTGAATGGATCGCCAATACTTACATATACCTTGTACGGGGAACACCGTTGATTGTTCAAATCTTTGTTTTCTACTATGGATTGGTGCAGATGGGAATCACTGCATTCTGGTCCGTCACATTGGCGCTGGCCTTCCATAATGGTGCCTATATTGCCGAGATATTTCGTGGAACTATTCAATCGATTGACAAAGGACAAATGGAAGCAGGACGCTCATTGGGTATGACCCGCAATTTGGCGATGAGAAGAATTATTTTGCCACAGGCATTCAGAAGGGCGCTGCCGCCACTTGGAAATCAGTTTATCATCTGTTTAAAAGATTCATCCTTAGCGGCATTCATCGGTTTCTACGAACTGTTCAATGTAGCGCAAACACAAGGTGCAAACAGCTTTGACTATATGACGTACTTGTTGGTAGTTTCTGTTTACTACTTATTCCTTGTAGGATTGATCGGAATATTTGTTAATCTGTTAGAACGTAAATTCTCAGCTAGTGATAGATAG
- a CDS encoding transporter substrate-binding domain-containing protein, which produces MKKRVLLVTLFLLSTILAACGGKTTTSEGYELVKEDKFIFASSGEFAPFSVTDGSGNMTGFDIEVGEAIAAELGLEPEQEKYTFASIVEGVKNGRFDAAVASHTITEERLKEVDFSTPYYYSGAQIFVRPDSDIQTMDDLEGVEIAVSRGSTYADLVEGVSDNIVNYDSDVVALEALNNGRHDAVVTDFVTGREAIGSGMELEARELLDRSEQAVAVAKGNEALLEAINEALETLRDNGKLKEISEKYFGEDITSDPGE; this is translated from the coding sequence TTGAAAAAAAGGGTATTGTTAGTCACGTTATTTTTGTTGTCTACCATTCTGGCAGCATGCGGTGGTAAAACGACAACAAGTGAAGGGTACGAATTAGTAAAGGAAGACAAGTTTATATTTGCTTCTTCAGGAGAATTTGCGCCATTTAGTGTTACAGACGGTTCCGGAAACATGACCGGTTTTGATATTGAAGTCGGAGAAGCTATTGCGGCTGAGCTTGGGTTGGAACCAGAGCAGGAAAAGTACACATTTGCGAGTATTGTTGAAGGAGTAAAGAATGGCCGCTTTGATGCGGCGGTTGCGAGTCATACCATAACGGAAGAGAGATTAAAAGAAGTGGACTTCTCCACACCGTATTATTATTCTGGGGCCCAGATATTTGTACGTCCTGACAGTGACATCCAAACAATGGATGATTTAGAGGGAGTGGAAATTGCCGTTTCCAGAGGATCCACTTATGCGGATTTAGTGGAGGGTGTATCTGATAATATCGTAAACTATGATAGCGACGTTGTTGCGTTAGAGGCACTTAACAATGGCCGCCATGATGCAGTGGTAACAGATTTTGTTACCGGTCGTGAAGCAATCGGCTCCGGAATGGAACTGGAGGCACGTGAACTATTGGATCGCAGTGAACAGGCTGTGGCCGTAGCCAAAGGAAATGAAGCTTTACTGGAAGCGATTAATGAAGCGCTTGAAACTTTACGTGATAACGGAAAATTGAAAGAGATAAGTGAAAAGTACTTTGGTGAAGACATTACTTCAGACCCGGGTGAGTAA
- a CDS encoding alanyl-tRNA editing protein — MEKLFYQDPFIQTFTTTLSKQSQDESGKWYAVLEQTAFYPEGGGQPYDTGTLNEHKVLEVQEINGEIRHYLGQPLPESIKVVKGTIDWERRYDHMQQHAGQHLLSAAFEELFSYKTKSFHLGKDVSTIDLDTTGLTEQEFLEAETLVNKIILENRKIEAKWVTKEELSDYPLRKELSVSENIRLVIIPDFDYNGCGGTHPHSTGGVASLKILSLEKQKNMIRVSFVAGNRVLKQLHEKQQVLSELSSLLNAPQNGMSDAVTRMLGQSKEQAKELKDMKGKLLEYEVAALVSQSELVSGRSIIKSVLQNREMAELQSMARKLVSTREDLNVFLIAENTGKLQFVGARGSETDLDLKFIAKEVFAFINGKGGGREDFVQGGGETTLTGEEVIERIMLILSKD, encoded by the coding sequence ATGGAAAAGTTGTTTTACCAAGACCCTTTCATACAGACATTCACCACCACATTATCAAAGCAATCACAAGACGAATCTGGAAAATGGTATGCCGTTTTAGAACAAACTGCATTTTACCCTGAAGGCGGCGGACAGCCATATGACACGGGAACACTGAATGAACATAAAGTCCTCGAAGTGCAAGAAATCAACGGAGAAATAAGGCATTACCTGGGGCAACCGCTTCCCGAAAGCATAAAGGTTGTCAAAGGAACTATCGATTGGGAAAGACGATATGACCATATGCAGCAACATGCAGGGCAGCATCTTTTATCAGCAGCTTTTGAAGAGCTATTTTCCTATAAAACGAAAAGTTTTCATCTGGGGAAAGACGTGTCCACCATTGATCTTGATACCACAGGGTTGACGGAACAGGAATTTCTGGAGGCTGAAACACTTGTAAATAAAATTATTCTTGAAAACCGCAAGATAGAGGCCAAGTGGGTCACAAAGGAAGAACTCTCAGACTATCCATTAAGAAAAGAGCTATCCGTATCGGAAAATATCCGCCTCGTCATCATCCCGGACTTTGACTATAACGGATGTGGAGGAACACACCCTCATTCAACAGGAGGAGTAGCTTCCCTTAAGATTCTATCGTTAGAAAAACAAAAGAACATGATCCGTGTATCCTTTGTTGCAGGAAATCGAGTGTTAAAACAACTTCATGAAAAACAGCAGGTACTATCAGAATTGTCCTCCCTATTAAACGCTCCTCAAAATGGGATGAGTGATGCGGTCACAAGAATGTTGGGCCAGAGTAAAGAACAGGCAAAAGAGCTAAAAGACATGAAAGGAAAGCTTCTAGAATACGAGGTAGCTGCTCTTGTTTCTCAAAGCGAATTAGTTTCAGGTCGGTCAATAATAAAATCTGTCCTTCAAAATAGGGAAATGGCAGAACTTCAAAGTATGGCGCGAAAATTAGTTTCTACTAGAGAGGACCTCAACGTGTTCCTTATAGCAGAAAATACAGGCAAGCTGCAATTTGTTGGGGCTAGGGGAAGCGAGACTGATCTCGATTTGAAGTTCATTGCCAAAGAAGTCTTTGCATTCATAAACGGAAAGGGAGGCGGCAGAGAAGACTTCGTCCAAGGTGGGGGAGAAACAACACTCACAGGGGAAGAAGTGATAGAAAGAATAATGCTTATTTTATCAAAGGATTAA
- the yihA gene encoding ribosome biogenesis GTP-binding protein YihA/YsxC codes for MKVTQAEIVISAVKPEQYPSELLPEFALAGRSNVGKSSFINKMINRKNLARTSSKPGKTQTLNFYLINEMLHFVDVPGYGFAKVPKSERDAWGRMMETYLTSREQLRAVLQIVDLRHPPSKDDVTMYEYLKHYELPVVVIATKADKIPKGKWQKHLKVIKETLGMDKEDELILFSSETGQGKDEVWGMLQKRMK; via the coding sequence ATGAAAGTAACACAAGCAGAAATAGTCATAAGTGCCGTTAAACCAGAACAATACCCAAGTGAGCTACTACCAGAATTCGCCTTGGCGGGTCGTTCGAATGTAGGAAAATCATCTTTCATTAATAAGATGATCAACCGTAAGAACCTTGCAAGAACATCCTCCAAACCAGGAAAAACACAAACATTGAACTTTTACCTGATCAATGAAATGTTGCATTTCGTCGATGTACCTGGTTATGGATTTGCGAAAGTCCCGAAATCCGAGCGTGATGCATGGGGAAGAATGATGGAAACCTATTTGACAAGCAGAGAGCAGCTACGTGCGGTCCTGCAAATAGTGGACCTTCGCCATCCGCCATCCAAGGATGATGTCACGATGTATGAGTACCTGAAGCATTACGAGCTTCCAGTAGTCGTCATTGCGACCAAAGCCGATAAAATCCCTAAAGGGAAATGGCAAAAGCACTTAAAAGTTATAAAAGAAACCCTTGGTATGGATAAAGAAGACGAATTAATCCTCTTCTCCTCCGAAACAGGACAAGGAAAAGATGAAGTCTGGGGCATGTTGCAAAAAAGAATGAAGTAA